Genomic window (Chryseobacterium sp. H1D6B):
GAAGCATCAAATAATTGGTATTGATTATTTTTTTGTAGTCTTCTAAAGTAAAAGTCCTGCTAAAAATTTTTTCGGAATTAAAAAGTTTCTCAGCTGCATCATGAAATTCTGCAGTATTTTGTTTAAGATATTCAGATACCATGTTTTGAATTTAAAGTACTGCAAATTTAAGGTTTTTTAAACGTTAAAATGAAAGAAGTACCGTCTTTATTGCTTTCATACTCAACATTTCCGCCAATTCTTTTCATAATGCGATGGACAATAGAAAGCCCGATCCCGTTTCCTTTAAATTTCTTAGCATTATCCATTCTGTTGAAAATTTTAAACATTTTATGTTTATTCTCTTCAGGAATACCGATCCCGTTGTCTTTGATCCTGTACACAACAAAACCGCCTTCTTCTGTTCCTTCAATCTCCACTTTCGGCTGTTCTTGTTGGGAGGAATATTTTACTGCATTATTCACAATATTCAAAAACACTTGATGAACCATTGTTTTATCGCCTAGCAGATCAGGACATTCTTTAATAACGATCTGAGTGTCCGGGCTGTCGAATGTTATTTTCGCATTTTCAGAGATTTTGTAAATGGTTTTTCCCGGTGTTAGATTTTCAAGCTGTATTTCACTGTGTTTTGCACGGCTCAGCTGCAGTACGTCATGCATCATTTCAGCCATATTATCTATTTCTTCAACGATGGAATTCAATTTCTTTTTATTCTTCTCAGAGCTTTCAAAATTAGCAAGCAGCATCTGTGCATTAAGCTTCATCACCGTTAAAGGAGTTCCCAGGTCATGAGAAATAGTGTAAGAAAAACTGTCAAGTTCTTCATTTACTTTTTTCAGCTGGTCGTTCAGCTGTTTAATGGTATTGTACTGCTTATGGGATGTTTCCAGAATGACATCACGGACTGCCTGTACAGCACTTATAGTTCTTGAACTCCATCTTTTTGAATTTCCTTTAATATTCTCATCAAATATCTGAAAGGATGTTCTTGGAGAAACTTTTATTATCTCCTCACCGTTCTCCGAAAATACCTGTATTCTTTTCTCGGGATTTCCGGCCCAGCTGATATGTTCGTCAAACTCTTTACGGAACCAGATCAGCATTTCATTTTTACTCCTTTCAATAAAGTAAATAATAACTCCGGCCGCATTTTCTTCTAAGCCCAAATCTTCACCATACTCTTTAAGAAAACTGCGGTTGATGTAGATACTTTTATCCGTATTTTCATAAGCCCACAGCGCTATTTTTTCAATAACAGAACGTGCTGGAGTGACACCGTCTGTAATAATCTCTTCATCCGAAATAACGGCAAGACCGTCAGCTTCCGGAAGTTCTTTAATTTCAGATTTATTCTCAATTAATGAATCTAATAAAGAATTATGCTTTAAAAATGCAGTTTTCAGCCTGCTGGATCTTTCATTTAAATCTAAACGGTATTCCAGTTCTTTTTTAGTTTTGAAGGAAGAATAGGCATTAGAAGCCAGCGCTGTAAAAATTCCGGCCTGTACCCTGTCTTCAAGATCGATATGTTTAGGTTCTGAATTCTGGCAGGTAACCAGCCCCCAAAGTCTGTCATCAATAATAATGGAAACACTGAAGCTGGAAGATGCTCCGGAATTCTTAATATACTGCCCGTGAACTGGAGACATCCCTCTTGAAGCCGTAAAAGTAAGATCTACTTCCTCCTTTATTCTGCTGAGAAGCGGAACAGTTTCAGCATATACATTACTGAAGATCCTTTTTCTCTTTTTCATATAAAGTTCCCTTGCCTGCTTGGGAATATCTGTTTCCGGATAATGCAGGCCAAGATAGCTCTCCATATTTTCATTTCTTTTTTCAGCAATTACTTTCCCGGAACCGTCCGTCATGAATTTATAAATCATCATCCGGTCATAATTCACTATTTTGGAAAGAGTGCTCAATAACTGATCCCAGATCTCCTGTGCATTATCGATGATATAGAAATTATCGTATTTATTTGAAATCCGTTTGTTGCGGTTTTCCAAAACCTCTTCAAATTCTAAAAAAATGTGGTTTTTATTTCTGAAAACAGAAAAGTGGTATTCTTTTCCGTCGATAAAAATTTTATCAAAGTAAGTTTCATTTTCCCGTCTGGTAAATTTATCCAGTGAAGTATAAATATCAGAGTTTATAATTTCTTTAAAATAGGCAGGAAAGTCAGTAATTTTTTTGTCAAAAATCAGTTCAGGCTTTTCAATTTTAAAAACATCTGTAATGTTTTCACTAAAAAAAGTAATGGTATAAGATTCTTTGTCAATGCCAATCAGATATCCAAAACTTTGTATGTACCCAGGAATATGAATGGGTTCTTCATGACATTCTACAAAATTCATATAATTCTTAAATCAATCAAATATAACGAATTTTTCAACATTTTTATTGTATCATGATTAATAACATGAACTGCAGATCAATTATTAAAAACCCCGTGTTAATTAAACAAAATTTAGTAAATTTATGTCACCAAATAATGAATACAATTAAATATCATTGAATAATCTATCTCCTATTCATGATGAATTTTCACTAAAAAAAACAATTACTATGAAAAAGTTCCCATTATTCTTTTTTTCATGCATTCTTTTGATCGGAGCGTGGAGTGAATTCAAAGCATGCACAAGAGTTGTCTACCAAGGGCCCGATCGTACTATTATCACAGCCCGTTCCATGGATTGGAAGGATGAGATCCCTGCCAATCTCTGGATTTTCCCAAGGGGAATGGAACGTACAGGCAAAACAGGACAGCAGTCTGTACAATGGACTTCCAAATACGGCAGCCTCATCAGTACAGCCTGGGACATCGCTTCTGCAGACGGAATGAATGAGAAAGGGCTAGTGGCCAACATGCTTTGGCTTGCAGAATCAGAATACCCTGATTTTACTGCAGCAGGAAATAAAAAAGGATTAGCTATTTCTATGTGGGCACAATATTTTTTAGACAACTTTGCAACGGTAAAGGAAGGAGTTGAATATATGAAGAATGAACCGTTCATTATCGTAAGTGCCAATATTCCCAACAGTGAAAAATTTACTACCATTCATCTTTCGCTTTCTGATTCTTCCGGGGATAATGCCATTCTAGAGTATATCAACGGAAAACTGGTAATTCATCATGATCCCTGCTACAACGTAATGACCAATTCTCCTATTTTCGAACAGCAGCTCGCTTTAAACACATACTGGCAGGGAATACCAGGAACTTTTATGCTTCCGGGAACCAACCGTGCGGCAGACCGTTTCGTAAGAGCTTCTTACTACATCAATGCGATTCCGCAGACCGCTGATACCCGTACCGCTGTTGCAAGTGTATTCAGTGTCATCAGAAACTGTTCTGTCCCTTACGGAATTACTTCACAAACCGAACCTAATATCTCTTCTACAAGATGGCGTTCTGTTTCCGACCATAAAAATCTGGTCTATTATTTTGAAACCGTCTTCACTCCTAATACATTCTGGGTAAATCTTAAAGAATTTGATTTCAGCCCCGCTACAGGAAAGGTAATGAAACTGAGTCTTGATAATTTTCAAACTTATAACGGCAAAACCAACAAAGATTTCAAAGAAACAAAACCCTTTGATTTTTTAGGAGTATAGAGAACAAAACGATACCACTTAATTAATATAAAACGACATGAACTTTTTTTCAACAAAAAAGAGAAGCATATTATTTTGTTTCCTCATCTTTTCCCTTTTTATGTATGGACAGACAGCCGATTCTCTGCAGGGAAAACAGGAACAGGAAGATAATGTTAAATACCCTGTACTCCAGATAAAAGGGCTCTTTCAGGCACGCTATTTAGTAGGAATGACTAAAGATGTAGACGTAAACGGACTTCATCACAGTGACCACTCGGGAACCAGCAACAATTTTATGCTCAAATACATGCGTGTGCAGCTGCGGGCACAGATCAGTAAACGTACTGAAGTGGTAGTTCTGGCCAATTTAGCTGATTTTAAAAATGATCCTAAAAGCAGGGTACTGGAAAATGCCTATTTAAAATATACTTTCAATCCTAAGCTGGCCGTTACAGTGGGACAGTTCAGGCCGTGGTTTGGGATAGAAGAGACGTACCCAATTGATATTATTAAATCTTTAGACTGGTCTAATCAATACACAGAGTTCGGAAAGCTGGGCTGGACAAGTTTTCAGATCGGAATGTCTGCCACCGGACAGATCCAACTGGGTGAAATTCCGCTTCAATACGCTGTTTCATTAGTTAACGGAAATGGTAAAAACCAGATCAACGACAATGACAATGGAAAGCAGTATTCCACCAGGCTTGTATTTGGTTTAGCTAA
Coding sequences:
- a CDS encoding ATP-binding protein, whose protein sequence is MNFVECHEEPIHIPGYIQSFGYLIGIDKESYTITFFSENITDVFKIEKPELIFDKKITDFPAYFKEIINSDIYTSLDKFTRRENETYFDKIFIDGKEYHFSVFRNKNHIFLEFEEVLENRNKRISNKYDNFYIIDNAQEIWDQLLSTLSKIVNYDRMMIYKFMTDGSGKVIAEKRNENMESYLGLHYPETDIPKQARELYMKKRKRIFSNVYAETVPLLSRIKEEVDLTFTASRGMSPVHGQYIKNSGASSSFSVSIIIDDRLWGLVTCQNSEPKHIDLEDRVQAGIFTALASNAYSSFKTKKELEYRLDLNERSSRLKTAFLKHNSLLDSLIENKSEIKELPEADGLAVISDEEIITDGVTPARSVIEKIALWAYENTDKSIYINRSFLKEYGEDLGLEENAAGVIIYFIERSKNEMLIWFRKEFDEHISWAGNPEKRIQVFSENGEEIIKVSPRTSFQIFDENIKGNSKRWSSRTISAVQAVRDVILETSHKQYNTIKQLNDQLKKVNEELDSFSYTISHDLGTPLTVMKLNAQMLLANFESSEKNKKKLNSIVEEIDNMAEMMHDVLQLSRAKHSEIQLENLTPGKTIYKISENAKITFDSPDTQIVIKECPDLLGDKTMVHQVFLNIVNNAVKYSSQQEQPKVEIEGTEEGGFVVYRIKDNGIGIPEENKHKMFKIFNRMDNAKKFKGNGIGLSIVHRIMKRIGGNVEYESNKDGTSFILTFKKP
- a CDS encoding linear amide C-N hydrolase, coding for MKKFPLFFFSCILLIGAWSEFKACTRVVYQGPDRTIITARSMDWKDEIPANLWIFPRGMERTGKTGQQSVQWTSKYGSLISTAWDIASADGMNEKGLVANMLWLAESEYPDFTAAGNKKGLAISMWAQYFLDNFATVKEGVEYMKNEPFIIVSANIPNSEKFTTIHLSLSDSSGDNAILEYINGKLVIHHDPCYNVMTNSPIFEQQLALNTYWQGIPGTFMLPGTNRAADRFVRASYYINAIPQTADTRTAVASVFSVIRNCSVPYGITSQTEPNISSTRWRSVSDHKNLVYYFETVFTPNTFWVNLKEFDFSPATGKVMKLSLDNFQTYNGKTNKDFKETKPFDFLGV
- a CDS encoding porin, translating into MYGQTADSLQGKQEQEDNVKYPVLQIKGLFQARYLVGMTKDVDVNGLHHSDHSGTSNNFMLKYMRVQLRAQISKRTEVVVLANLADFKNDPKSRVLENAYLKYTFNPKLAVTVGQFRPWFGIEETYPIDIIKSLDWSNQYTEFGKLGWTSFQIGMSATGQIQLGEIPLQYAVSLVNGNGKNQINDNDNGKQYSTRLVFGLAKKYALNLGLNGGIGEVFSKKIYAVGADLSSLVNFDSKWSLDMQLEAKQATNHVLYYSLDPELRTANPDDYLIRGIYFLPNLRYEVNHRNLSAFELSCRYEYLDTSFRINSNPRQTITPMFGLEFLKNYGARIQLGMQIDRYKRQIENTSQYNNNLFIVQVQSRF